A genomic window from Rhizobium sp. EC-SD404 includes:
- a CDS encoding LysM peptidoglycan-binding domain-containing protein, whose protein sequence is MNKGNGGLLALCGLLGVIAFGVLFVAPRFLEPAAEQAALEETAAAPETAPAATTSEPSGDQTAEGRQDRTVADEEAASEAPAGVDQQTAPVDEAATAQAPTDEMTEAATADETAGAADAVAPDAALETAADPSSDPSEPGFDLLRVEPDGSTVIAGRAEPGTRVDVMNGEDVVASADVGPSGDFAAVFDEPLEPGDYQLTLRVTDDDEPQVFSEEIATISIPRDGGSELLAMVTRPGEASRIVNAPSATGEAMPQPSGDVAASTTTIAPDVSNTPEPSTPTADAVSDMAQQEEGAARTAETPVDTADAAPTAAEDQADVAALAPEPQQDAAQTPEATTAQVRIDAVEVEDERLFVAGSSPRGTEVRVYADDQLVGDDRANSEGRFLVEGQMALSVGEHTIRADLIDPSGTVVARALVPFDRPEGGMAAAIAAAESPSLEDDIAVVTDPSPTAIEAAEDRLEASAPDALASGGETTAPGRTDRLAATEPDTSAPDTSAPQPQDDAPSGEASTASGGSSPAFSPAGEADTASSDAQAPAETETAAAQPAGEPVTVTQEALTPSPASVIIRRGDTLWQISRRVYGQGVRYTTIYLANQQQIANPDRILPGQIFNVPDEALENSEQLHRDRLRAD, encoded by the coding sequence ATGAATAAGGGGAATGGCGGGCTTCTGGCGCTGTGTGGACTGCTGGGGGTTATCGCTTTCGGCGTGCTCTTCGTGGCACCGCGCTTTTTGGAACCGGCAGCAGAACAGGCGGCATTGGAGGAGACGGCAGCGGCGCCAGAAACGGCACCGGCTGCCACGACATCCGAGCCGAGCGGCGATCAGACAGCCGAGGGTCGGCAGGATCGCACCGTGGCCGATGAGGAAGCTGCGTCGGAAGCGCCAGCCGGCGTTGATCAGCAAACCGCTCCTGTCGATGAGGCTGCCACTGCCCAAGCACCGACCGATGAAATGACTGAGGCAGCAACCGCTGACGAGACTGCCGGTGCGGCGGATGCTGTGGCTCCGGATGCAGCACTGGAAACCGCAGCCGATCCGAGCTCTGACCCTTCGGAGCCCGGCTTCGACCTGCTGCGCGTCGAGCCTGACGGCTCCACCGTCATCGCCGGCCGCGCCGAGCCCGGTACGCGCGTGGACGTGATGAACGGTGAAGACGTGGTCGCTTCGGCGGATGTGGGCCCGAGCGGCGACTTCGCAGCCGTGTTCGACGAGCCTCTAGAACCGGGTGACTATCAGCTTACGCTGCGCGTGACTGACGACGACGAACCGCAGGTGTTTTCCGAAGAGATCGCGACGATCAGCATTCCGCGCGATGGCGGCAGCGAATTGCTCGCCATGGTCACGCGCCCCGGAGAGGCCAGTCGCATCGTCAACGCGCCGAGCGCGACCGGCGAAGCTATGCCGCAGCCATCGGGCGACGTCGCCGCTTCGACGACGACCATTGCACCCGACGTTTCGAATACGCCAGAACCATCCACGCCGACGGCTGATGCCGTAAGCGACATGGCGCAGCAGGAAGAGGGCGCAGCCCGCACCGCGGAGACACCTGTCGATACGGCTGACGCCGCTCCCACTGCGGCCGAAGATCAAGCGGATGTGGCGGCACTCGCCCCTGAGCCGCAACAGGACGCGGCGCAAACGCCCGAGGCTACGACGGCACAGGTCCGCATCGATGCCGTCGAAGTCGAAGACGAGCGGCTCTTCGTCGCCGGTTCGTCGCCGCGCGGCACGGAAGTCCGTGTCTATGCCGACGATCAACTCGTCGGCGACGACCGCGCCAACAGCGAAGGGCGCTTCCTCGTCGAGGGCCAGATGGCCCTGAGCGTCGGAGAGCACACCATCCGCGCCGACCTCATCGATCCGTCCGGAACGGTCGTCGCGCGCGCTCTGGTCCCGTTCGATCGGCCCGAAGGCGGCATGGCCGCAGCAATTGCCGCAGCGGAATCCCCGTCGCTGGAAGACGACATCGCGGTCGTCACCGATCCTTCGCCAACCGCCATCGAAGCTGCCGAAGATCGTCTCGAAGCATCCGCGCCCGATGCCCTTGCCAGTGGAGGCGAAACGACGGCGCCAGGCCGGACCGATCGTCTCGCCGCAACCGAGCCCGATACTTCTGCGCCCGACACATCCGCGCCCCAGCCACAGGACGATGCGCCGTCGGGCGAAGCCTCGACCGCATCCGGCGGCTCGTCACCAGCCTTCAGCCCGGCGGGTGAAGCCGATACCGCATCGAGCGACGCGCAAGCACCCGCGGAAACCGAGACGGCCGCTGCCCAACCGGCAGGCGAGCCCGTGACGGTGACACAGGAGGCTCTGACGCCGTCTCCCGCTTCGGTCATCATCCGACGCGGCGATACGCTGTGGCAGATTTCCCGCCGGGTCTATGGCCAGGGCGTACGGTACACGACGATCTATCTTGCGAACCAGCAGCAGATCGCCAATCCCGACCGCATCCTGCCAGGGCAGATCTTCAACGTTCCCGACGAAGCGCTGGAGAATTCCGAGCAACTCCATCGCGATCGTCTCCGGGCAGACTGA
- a CDS encoding metalloregulator ArsR/SmtB family transcription factor, protein MAERLQALAHPVRLKILRMLAHRDACCCKDVVLEIGLAQSTVSQHLRTLVQAGLVVYQPDRQASRYSLDEQAVSHLAADLGGLLESCCVAPKKARCDEPVGAGGR, encoded by the coding sequence ATGGCCGAGCGCCTGCAAGCGCTTGCCCATCCGGTGCGCCTGAAGATCCTGCGCATGCTGGCCCATCGCGATGCGTGCTGCTGCAAGGACGTCGTCTTGGAAATCGGTCTTGCCCAGTCGACCGTGTCGCAGCATCTGCGCACGCTCGTGCAGGCCGGTCTCGTCGTCTACCAGCCGGATCGCCAGGCCTCTCGGTACAGTCTCGACGAGCAGGCGGTGTCGCATCTGGCGGCCGACCTTGGCGGATTGCTTGAAAGTTGCTGCGTCGCGCCGAAGAAGGCGCGGTGTGATGAGCCGGTCGGTGCCGGCGGAAGGTAA